Below is a genomic region from Triticum dicoccoides isolate Atlit2015 ecotype Zavitan chromosome 5A, WEW_v2.0, whole genome shotgun sequence.
gtttcgaaaaAAGTTGAACAATACAATACTAAAATTACACCATGTAGTAACAGAGTTGCACCATATAGCACCAGAGTTGGCATTTTTTTTTGTCAAAACATATATAAATAAAATCTAGTTTCAAAGAGCGAATTCCAACCATGAAAACGGATCCGGATTCTGACATTCGATTGTGGAGTTATgcctttttgaaaatttaaaaatcCAGTTAAATGCATCACATGTCGTGCTTCGGTGTCCTCCCTCATATACGTGGACCCAGGTTGCATggaaccggatcctctaacattATGAAGGAAAGTCACGGTGCTACAGTATTTGCCTAGTGTAAAATGAATAAGGAAACTCTTAGTAGGTAATTAGTCGGTTATTTACTGTTGGTATTCAAtgtagatataaataatttaaaattaattttatttcatcATCAATTTATTTGTATGTAATTACTATTAATGAACACAGTAGATCATATTTTGCAAATTAATTTAAGTTATTTTAGTCATAACCATATGGATAGAAAGAAGGAAAGTTATGGTATTATAACTTCTCTAACTTTCCTTCACAATGTTAGAGAATCCGGTTCCAGGTTACATGCAACTTTGATCCTTTGTCGTCTCACATGCGGCCCCATCCCTCCTCTTGCTAGCTGCTTGTCGTTTAGTGTGAGCGCTCAATTTGGCGAGCTAGGGCGCGCGATTAAGGCTTGTTGTTGTTTAGGTGAGTGCCCGATTAGATGAGATAGGGCGTGCGCACAATTAGGGTTTTAGGATACATCTTAACTGCTAGATATTTGGTaggattagagcatctccaacggccgcaCAAAAATTTGGCGTCCAATACAAATTATAGTGCACCATTTTAGCATTTTTAGTGCGCAGGGACCAACATCGCTTTTGCAGACGCCCGAAAACGCGTGCACAAAAAGCGCACAGTGCAAATTGTGAAGCGCGCGCAATTCGGAGCCCAAAATATGCTGCGCACGATAGTGTTTTTCAGCGCGCGCCCAAAAAATTTTAGCGCTGCAGCATCTGCTAAAACTGTGCGgcgcccaaaaaaacaaaattttAGTGTGCGGAGCTCTTtttgggcgcctgttggagatgctcttagagagtatttgtttccagggactcattggtctagggacttaaataagtccctataagtcccatctaaaccaaacaggagggacggacttaaagtgggcatttgggacttatgaaataagactcttaaagagggacttatagggacttatagttgtaatatgatcTTATAAAGACttataagtcccaggaaccaaacatgtaaggactttttagggacttgagacTTATAATTTGGGACTAAAAAAAATTCTAGAACTTATGAAAAGtcttaggacttatgaaccaaacaggactTTAGTTGATACTTTACTTGAGTTACAGTCGCATCTATTCTCCATTCCTTCTTATATATAGTAATACCACTGCCATATTGACCAGGTAGCCACGGCAACCATACCTAGTGcaccgcgcgcgcgcacacacacacacggtaGAGGTTGAGCGACTGAGCGAGAAATGGCCGCCTCCGATCAACAACAGCAGGCCCGCAGCAACCGGCAAGGCTTTGTGGACGAGTCCCGGTGGGTGGAGCTGATCCGGCAGTCCCTCCGGGAGGTTcccggggaggaggaggacgacggcaTCCACGTGTCCGTGTTCGACGTGCCGAAGCAGCTGCAGGTGCACAGGCCCGATGCCTACAGGCCGCAGTTCATCGCCCTGGGCCCCTACCACCACTGGCACCCTCACCTGTACGACATGGAGCGCTACAagatcgacgccgcccgccgcgcgCTCCGCGCGGCCGGCAGCAGCCTGGAGGACATCGTCTCCAAGCTCGCGTGCCACGAGCGCCGGGTCCGCGCACACTACCACCGCCACCTCGACTTCCAAGACGGGACGCTATCCCTCATGATGCTCGTGGACGGCGCATTCCTGCTCGAGTTCCTCgccatccaccaccaccacgccgccgccaAGGCCAAGCCAGAGAGGGTCTCCGTCTCTAGCTGGACGTCGAGGATGGCGCACCTCATCGACCTGGGCGGGAGCGGGCGGAAGTCCGCTCACGGCCTCATCCTCCGCGACATGCTCATGCTCGAGAACCAGATTccgctcttcctcctccgtcagatCCTCCAGGCGACATGTCACTCCCAGTCTCAGTCCGTCGACGAGTCCACCACGCGGCTCACGTGCATGGTGACGGGCCTCATGAAGGAGCTCTGCCCGTTTAAGATGGAGGGCAACTTCCCGGACAAGGAAATTGAGAGGGACATCGGCAAGCATGCGCACCTGCTCGAGCTGCTTTACTACCTGCTCGTGCCCAAGCCCTGTGAAAATTCTGCGCCGGCGTGGTCTGGCCACGTCGACGAGGATATCGAGGAGCAGAGaacggacggcggcgaagaaggccAAGGACCTTCCTCCGGCAGCGGCAGCGAGCACGTGATGCAAGTGCTCGCCACCATGCGGAGAGTCGCGTCGAGGCTCAAGGGCGGCCGCCTCAGCCACGTGATGAAGCCGATCGAGTTTGCTGCCAAGGCGCCGTGGAAGATGCTCACCGGTATACCTGGCATCTCGGCCTTGTCCATGCCCGCGGACACCGGCGAGCAGGCGTCCACCATGAGCCAGGACGAGGAGATCGCGATCCCATCGGTCACCGAACTGGCCAGCAGCGGCGTCCGGTTTGCGCCGACCAACGGCAACCTGTCCACCATCGCCTTCAACCGCAAGACGGCGACGCTCCACCTCCCCGCGGTGACCCTCGACTGCAACACCGAGGTGGTGCTCCGGAACCTGGTCGCCTACGAGTCGTCCGCCGCATCGGGCCCGCTGGTGTTCACCTGGTACACGGAGCTGATGAACGGCATCATCGACACCGACGACGACGTCACTCTGCTCCGCAAGCGCGGCGTGGTGATCAACCGCATGAAGAAGAGCGACGGCGAGGCCGCCAAGCTGTGGAACGGCATGAGCCGCTCGGTGCagcactccaaggtgccggacctgGACGCGGTCATCGACGACGTGAACCGCTACTACGGCCGGCGGTGGAGCGTCAAGGCGAAGCGGTTCATGCGTAAGTACGTGCTCAGCTCATGGAAGATGCTCACCTTCCTCGCCACCATCAGCATGCTGCTGCTCACCACCTTGCAGGCCTTCTGCTCCGTCTACACGTGCTCCCGGTGGTTCACTGACGTCGTAGTCACGGTCACGCCGACGCCGGCAGAGTAGATCGGTATACGCCTGCGTTCCTCAGCCACCCGGTGTATGCGACGACATAGCGTGATCATGCTTATGGCTTGTTTATTTGCACCTACGGTTTTCAGTTCCTTGCCGGCGAGACCTAATGCTTCAATCTCGGTTGTAGGAGTAGGAATAAAGTTTAAGGTTTGGTGTCCGGTCGTCGATGGCGAGACGATGATGTTGCCTTATGCCGGCGTCGAATAAGTCATCCTCGCCTTGTCCTAGTTTCGGATGTGTGTCGTCTAGAGGCATGTAGAGGATGGTGTGTCTCCCGATCTAGTTCTTCGGTTCTGGTTTTCACTTGTGTAGGCATGTCTCAGGGGTGCCGTTATATGGAGCAAACGGCGTGCTTGTGCAACTTGATCCTTCAGCTCTAGCAAATCGACATGGCTCCAACTAATATTTGAAAACAAAAGGCttgcttgagatcaatctaaaatcAAGTGGATAGAACgtgttcaaaaataaataaaaacataaaGTGTGGCATAAGTTTGGTTAAATGGGCTAAAGTGGATGAAACTTTCTTAAATGTGGTAATCTCCATCAAAAATGACAAAAAGAAGGGGTGATAAAATGGAATTGACTCTACATTTTATGTACGCTACCACTAAAAAAGAGCAATTCATGAAATGAAAATGAGCGTGCGCAATTCATTCTTACTAGAAGCCATGTTCATTTTTTTCTAACTTCAAAGATCGAAGGAAATAACTGTGCATCCATTGCGTATATGTGTATCAGTTACGTATCTGTGCATTCATTACATACCATCTTTCTACAAGATTTGTCATATTAACACTATAAATAAGGTCGTTGATGCCACGATGTTGACCTGTGGCTATTTGCAACTACACTCCAAGCTATATAACCACATTGGGCCTTCATAGCCGATCAACATGAAAAGTTGTAGTTTGAGTAAAATTATAGCTTGCTATCTCTCGTGTGGGTGCAACAGTTCTGGCGAATGCATAGACAATTTTAACTTGTTTGGGTTGAGAGTGGGATGCATTAGGAATGGGAGTTTGGCTTGACTTGCAGTTCAAGCTGCAATCAAGATGAACCGTGGATGGTTCACTTTCTGCATTGTGACGTAACTTAATTTGCAAGCATCTCTCGATAACAGCTTCGACGAGGTTGTCTGTGTCCATCAAGACTCGCTTGCATTTATGATACTAGATGGCTCATTACGCCAATTGGCACAGAGACAACCAACAATGCAGAAGCTAATCGAACTATTTGAAACATGAAAAGGAAGTTATGTGAACTATTTCAAGGATGTTTCCTGCAAATGGTCTCCAAGTGATTATGTTTCATAATGCATTTGTATATGCCATGTATTACCAACGACAGTTAACGTGATCATTTTTCATGTCCTTCTTTGGCTCGCTAGAAGAACCCGATAGCCGTTT
It encodes:
- the LOC119297944 gene encoding putative UPF0481 protein At3g02645, with protein sequence MAASDQQQQARSNRQGFVDESRWVELIRQSLREVPGEEEDDGIHVSVFDVPKQLQVHRPDAYRPQFIALGPYHHWHPHLYDMERYKIDAARRALRAAGSSLEDIVSKLACHERRVRAHYHRHLDFQDGTLSLMMLVDGAFLLEFLAIHHHHAAAKAKPERVSVSSWTSRMAHLIDLGGSGRKSAHGLILRDMLMLENQIPLFLLRQILQATCHSQSQSVDESTTRLTCMVTGLMKELCPFKMEGNFPDKEIERDIGKHAHLLELLYYLLVPKPCENSAPAWSGHVDEDIEEQRTDGGEEGQGPSSGSGSEHVMQVLATMRRVASRLKGGRLSHVMKPIEFAAKAPWKMLTGIPGISALSMPADTGEQASTMSQDEEIAIPSVTELASSGVRFAPTNGNLSTIAFNRKTATLHLPAVTLDCNTEVVLRNLVAYESSAASGPLVFTWYTELMNGIIDTDDDVTLLRKRGVVINRMKKSDGEAAKLWNGMSRSVQHSKVPDLDAVIDDVNRYYGRRWSVKAKRFMRKYVLSSWKMLTFLATISMLLLTTLQAFCSVYTCSRWFTDVVVTVTPTPAE